Genomic window (Gymnogyps californianus isolate 813 chromosome 2, ASM1813914v2, whole genome shotgun sequence):
CGTGTGATGTTTCAGAGACGCTCAGAATCAGCACCCCCTTGActttctgcagctcccgagCCTCATTGGCTGGAAGGCAAAGCAGAGGCGGAGAGTGCcctgaatatttttctcctccacacACCATAAAACAGGCAGCCGGCATGCACCGTCTGACAATGAGACCGGTGCTTGCAGTTTGAAATTAGTTTCTGCTCCGCAGCAGTCACTTGGGCATTTTACATTTGCCTCTCTTAATGGAAGGGAACAAAAAAGCCTTGCAGCATACCAGTGAACTAAACAGAAACTGACCATAGGGGAGAATCTGATGCAAACTTACAGACTGTTGGGACTCTGTGACATAGATCACCAAGGTAAATGAGATGATGATCAGAAACTGCATCTGTGAGAGTAAACTAGTATTTCTGAGTTTGAAACCTTATTTTGTAACAACAGTCAAAGTATTCTGaactgctgcctgcctcagtgctggcatatttttcttttcttcccaagcTGAAAAGCCAAAGAAGGTTTTCAAAGGAATGCAAAAGGAACAGGAGTTTTAAAAGCAGGAAGCTGAAAGGGGATCTCCATAAGATGAATTTCACCCAGCACCGTGGGACACTCCAGCCTCTCCATTTCTGGAACCACAGCTACGGACTGCACGGAGGTGCCAGCGAGCCCAATGCAAAGGGCCACTCCTCGGGAGGCTGCTACGAGCAACTCTTTGTATCCCCCGAAGTGTTTGTGACTCTGGGCATCATCAGCTTGCTGGAGAACGTCTTGGTCATTGTGGCAATAGCCAAGAACAAGAACCTCCATTCGCCCATGTACTTCTTCATCTGTAGCTTGGCAGTGGCTGACATGCTAGTGAGTGTATCTAATGGATCAGAAACTATTGTCATCACGCTGCTAAACAATACAGACACAGATGCACAGAGCTTTACCATAAACATTGACAATGTCATTGACTCAGTGATTTGCAGTTCCTTGCTTGCATCAATTTGCAGTCTCCTCTCAATAGCAGTGGACAGGTACTTTACTATCTTTTATGCCCTCCAGTACCATAATATCATGACGGTGAAACGTGTAGGGGTCATCATCACATGCATCTGGGCTGCTTGCACAGTCTCAGGCATTTTGTTCATCATTTACTCTGACAGCAGTGTTGTCATCATCTGCCTTATTAGCATGTTCTTCACTATGCTCATTCTCATGGCATCCCTCTATGTCCACATGTTTATGATGGCTCGGATGCATATCAAAAAGATTGCTGTTCTTCCAGGGACTGGCCCTATTCGCCAAGGGGCCAATATGAAAGGGGCCATCACTCTCACCATCCTGATTGGAGTTTTTGTTGTGTGCTGGGCTCCATTTTTCCTGCACCTGATTTTCTACATCTCCTGCCCCTACAACCCTTACTGCGTGTGCTTCATGTCCCACTTTAACTTCTACCTCATCCTCATCATGTGCAATTCCATCATCGATCCACTTATCTATGCATTCCGGAGTCAGGAGCTCAGGAAAACATTCAAGGAGATTATATGCTGCTGTAGCCTGAGAGGGCTTTGTGATTTGCCTGGCAAATATTAAACTGAGTGGATACGTTACTGTGTACACAACATGCAGCACAGACTTCCAAGCCTTCAGATCCTCTTTCTCAGCAGAATTTGGTTTAAATCTTTAAGAGTGAGCacctctttctgtctctcctccctctcattCTTGTATCCCATTCACATGTAATTCATATTTCTGTATAATGTTTGTGATATCTACAGTTTGTAATTTATTTGGCTGGCAAGAGAAGAGCACTTCATACAAGTTTGTAAGTAagcaaataaatgtaatgaTAAATGTGAAATACTAACAAACATGAGCAGCTGTATGTTCCAACTGCtgacaaaataaataacttgTCTGACTTACAGTACGTATTGGCTGATACTGTTCCTTATTTTGTTGAAGTAATCATAGCTATCCATTACATTATATACGGCTTAAACTAGAGCATATACTTCTCTATTAGTGGATTAGAGGTTCTCTGGAAttagaaagcagatttttgaTAAAAGTTACTGCAACCAACGagttgtatttattaattttgaacTCTTTTCCTCCTACTCCACAAGCAGCAATTCTGTTCTTTGTTACAGTTATTGCCTACAACAATAAGACTTTTCAAATGCCAGCTACACAGACAATTGAATACTTGgggtctgggtttttttttttttcaagatgatGATTGCTATATGTCTGAGAGTACCTTTTTGCAAAGTTGAAATTGCTCCCTGGAGCATTTGTTAGCCCTGGATGTATTTGCTAGACCGGCATTCAGGTAGACTAGCACCCTCCATTCAGCCATGAAGCAGGTACAGTATTAACATTGACAGTGCCATCACGAATTTAAAGATTCACTGAGAGATTTACCTGATGAAGATGAAGAGGGAACTTCAGTTTGAACATGCAGTCCTTCCTTGTTCTGAGGTGCTGTAGGGAACAAGGACTCtgtgcttcagaagaaaatacatcctTGTTAGAAACAAGCTGCCCTCTATTCTGAAGTGTGGTGTTAGCAGATGGGATCCACTGGCAGGATCCTTACAGAAGAGTCCAGGCATGTGTTAATTTGGCCTGAGCACCTCAGACCATACCGTGGAGCATATGAGCTTTGCAAGGGCAATGCTATCACATGGAAGGGATGCTGGCCGACGAGTCTGTAAACCCATGCTCTGTATCTGGCAGCCCTGTGTGTTACTGCTGCTTGAAGTCAGTTCACCTTTTCAGGCATCTAATTGATGTGTTCTCAGTTTCATGCCAAAACGCCGCTCTCTCTCCGCAGATTATAATAGGGACCTCAGGTCCCTGATTTTAGCACCTTTGGAGGTGTTTAAAGTATAAATGTGAGTACACAGGATTCCATGAAGATGTCCCTTAACACCTTGACAATATCAGCTTCTATGTAAGGGcatagaaaaattaatttatttattcccGGAAAGTATAAAAACATAGTGGAAACTGGTAGATGACCAGGAAAgttctaattttaaaagtcaaaattaaatgtaaacaATAATTTAGGTTTTAATCCTGGATGCCTGTTTTTACCAAGATAAGTAGTGAATTAGTTGGATGAACAGtcctatttgttttcttggaaaCGGTTTGTTACCTCAAGCTGCTTGTTCCCTTGTTAAAGAAAGACATACAATGAAAAGCTATTCAGGAGAGCTCAATGTTTGCTACCTGGGATTCTTCTCCAGACAGACGCTGATCTTTCAGTTGTGGTTAACTTTTCAGGATATCGTAAAACTGTGACAACATTTGGTCCTCTGTCAAAGAGCATGAAGGACTTAAGGTGGGCCTCAGTATCTTTAACTGCAGTTTACTTACAGGGAGAGTAAGAAAGTCATTTGACTTTGTGCATCAAAGTCCCTTGGTGgaccagcagcagagaaatcaGGTCTCCTATACCCTACTCCTGCACTTGGGCCACTCCATCCACCACACTTCTTGCAACACACCTCCGTAACCTTCTCTCAGCTTTAGTAAATGATATTGCCACATCATAATGGTTGCAGTGTGGGAGATGTTAAAATATATCTACTACATTAACTCTACTTACTTTCTTCTGGAGGAAACTATAAACATTTCAATAATACATCCCTACCTGGTTCCGTTGagtagagaataaaaaatgccaaagaaagAGGATTAAAGctcaaggggagaaaaaagtgaatgtatttaaattaatagtCTATCCAAAAATACAATGGACTTTATTAAAggcctttccctctcccacaaGACACGATGCTAGCTATGCAAAAACGCTCTTGCAATAATGCAAGAAATTGCTGATGCCAGTTTGAACAAGACACAAATCTCCCTTGATCTTTGTTTTGCCTCACTTTCTTTAGCTATTTTAGGATTGTAAATTATGATATTGGGCTCCAGATATTCCCTTTGTAGTCCATGGATGCAGAGAGGGTCTGGTGGAAAGTGGCACAAGAGCAAGATACTACCTTAGGTGCTCTGAACATTACCTTGAaagtctctctttctccccttagGCTATACAAGGACCAGACACCTAATTTAAACACATCTGAATTCTGAAGAGGCTGTACTTCGGTAAATTACTTCCTGAACTCCCAGGTGATTCTTAAAACTAACAGTCTCACTTCTTTTTGCAACCcaaggggaagagaaataaCAATTAATTTGTATCAATGGTTTTCTTGTAGTTTTCACAAATGGTGTGTATCTCTTCTGCACGTATTTGGACTACAACTAGTCAAGACAGTTGTGACCCCATTAAGCTCtaaatttcatttagaaatctaatttttaaaactagctTACTCCAGAGTTTTAGCAAGTCTAAGCCTACTTAGCAGctcttctgtgtttattttataaagctaaaagtatatacattttttaatggagtttttaattaaagaggactttttcatttcatgctaTTATCTTTTAGAGTGTAATTTATTGAAATTGCTGGCAAACCTCCTACACAGATAATTTTCCTATTCCCAGATACTCTGTTCCTTCTGAGTAGCTGAATCAGTTTCTGTTTGCCTACCGCTCTAGCAGCTTTCCAGCAGAGATCCATAGAAATTAGTGTTGTGAAAGATAAATAAATTCATCTAGCTTGCTGGAGAGTGGGGACAGTGGAGGATTATTTTCCACACTCGATTTGCTGGAGCTTTGTTCTTCTATTTGAAAATCTTctaagaaaatgagatttctttctttaaatatctgGGACCCTAATCACTTTAGCACTTAACATTTTAGTCATGTTATGGAACCATGGCACATTCCTCTGTGGCAAGGAAATGGTTTTGTCTCCACTTTACAGGTGTAAGGATTTacattttcacttctgctgcagaaaacgGGCTAATGGATTTGCCCATCCTCCTAGAAGGCAGCCTTTGCTTGAGCTGGGAATTGATGGTAGGGTTCTCCGCCCTTTCCCAATAACTGGCTGTAATATAACACAcaaagcttttgaagaaaatgtctttcttcaAGAGGGACAATTCTTTAGCTTTGGAGTAATTTTTGAACAAAGCAAAGGACTCCAAAAAGCGCTTAGGAGGCTGTAGTTGGTCTCAGTAGAGCGGATTTTGAATGATGATCCAAGATTCCCTTTACAACTGAAACATGCTGTCATCTGGAAGCAAGGAGAAATGCACTGATGGACTCACATATTACTGAATGTGCAGCAACAACAATGCTTTCAGTTATGCCTTTAATAGATGTGCAGAGTACATGTTATTGATGTAATTCTAAAAtgactttgttgttgttaaacTGATCCTATTATACAATGTGTTCATTGGGGGCTCCTTCATTCTCAAGCTGAATTCTGGTGAAGAAGAACTTTGGTCCTGATGTTATTTATAATATACTGTATTGCTTATAGGCTTGAATAAAAATTGCAGTCTCAATCCCACTGGAAGGAGCTCTCAGAAAATGTACCTTTAGGGATGAAATTTTCATTGTTTGTCCAGAAATAattacttcagattttaaattaatattccaATCCCTTCAATCATATCTCAAGTACCCTAGGGTTTTCTCTTCGGATGAAATActtccttcacttattaaaaaaaggaactgtCTACTGTTACTACAGATACTCACTGTCATATAAGCCAGGTTATGAATTGACCctgcttggctttttttgtttcagatggtTCTGTTGTCCTAGCtggtttttcatatttttgccCATTCTGTTCATAGAAGAAGAGATTTTCAGATTTGTGGATTAAAAATCACCCCCTTCGAGTTTGTAATGTAAATGTATTCATCAGTTCCACTTTTACCCATTTGTTCCTTTGCAAACATTGTTCATTTTATGCATTTGTTCTCCTGCAGGCTTggtatatttctgtatttgtatattTCTGGACTGCCATCAATCTGAGTTCTCCAAGTCATCCCCTGCCTGTGCGGCGGGTTTGCCTTTGGCCAACAGCAAAacccccacccagctgcttgctcactccccacctcAGTGGGACGaggggaaagaaacaggaagaacgGGAACAAGAAAGCTCATGGGTCTGGATGAAGACGGGGATATCACTTACCAACTACCATCACAGGCGAAACAGACTTGATTCGGGGTTAATGAACTTAATTTAtggcaaattaaaataaatatttacttactGATTCAGCTActgggaaacaaaaagacaaacattaaaataacaccTTTCTCCCCCGCCACTTCTTCCCAGcttcaacttcactccttcatccccgactcctctacctcctccccctcgagtggcgcagggggatggggaatggggggcAGCGGTCAGTCcgtaacagctcctctctgctgctccttcctcctcacactcttcctctgctccagcgtggggccTTcgcacgggctgcagtccttcaggataagcTTGCTCCAGCGTcggctctccatgggctgcagcttccttcagggcacgTCCACCTGCCCCACCGGGGTCCCTCCCGGGGCCGCAGGGACATCTCTGCtggggcgcctggagcacctcctcccctcctcctgctctcccctcggggctcgcagggctgtttctcaccctgtttccctcagacagccctggctgccgggcagcattttgccctttcttacccAGGCTTTCCCCGAGGCTCCCGcccgtggctgaggggctcagctgtgccctgcggtggggccgctggagccggctggaaccggctgcgtccagcacggggcagccccggctgctcctcacagaggccgccccTGCAGCCTTGccccccgctgctgctgctgccagcacctgggcacctgcGCTGGGTACAACATGGTAGGCAACAATACTGTAAGCAGCATTTCAGGTGAAGTCCCATTGCTCTGTACATTTTAGTTCAGTTCCACAGAAAACTCCTCACCTAAATTATTTGCCTCTTTCATGTCCACAGCTTCAGAGTgtctcttctggttttttgcCCCTCTGATGGACTAATCAACCGAAAATGTTCCCCTCTTGGCCTCTTTCCTGCTGAAGAGCTCTCACCTCAGAGCTTCAAAACCTGTTATTAGCTTCTGAATTAATGACTTTGAACATCATACTGTTGAATCCCATcctatttctattatttcaatCCTCAGAATGATCCACTTTCCCTAACTGATTTTCAGATAGTTCTTTCTGTGGAAATTGCAGCCAGCCTTTTACTACTGAGATCTGACCCTGGCACATACCTCTTGACACAGCCCTGTGGGACCCACAGATcaggctgcagcctctgctggcCGTGTAAGCAGGGATCCATTGTAAATCTTGCATATGTTGTGCCATGCCAtcaataaaaagtaatttatataGGTTTCCAGggggcaaaaagaaaactgaaaatcataTAGGTGTGCAATTCGCCATACTTAACTATTTTTGAGACAAACACATTACAGCTTTTTAGAGCTTTGTTCTTTGTAAAAGGCAGTGGGtgagtaaacaaacaaaagtccAAATACATTTGGAGCCAGTATCAGCAGAGCATAAACAAAACACTTTATTCATGCAATAATCTGCAGCAACCATTTTGAAGTGCAGAGGAATTAAAACATATTATGAAGATAAtatttgctataaaaatatcttctcttgAGATAACATCTCTGTGCAGTTCTGAGATTTCTTCTCATGCTAACACAGGTCATGCAGAGTTCAACATACACCCCTCAAGTacaccataaaaaaaacccagcaagctTTCTAAAGTTGTATTCAGTACAGCCTGAAGgctgatttattaaaaaaacaatcaaacttGCTTTTCCCCTTGAAAGGGGAGACAAAAGAAGggatctgaattaaaaaaaaaaaaaggcaaaattaaattgCAACTATTGAGGTAATCACTTTCCGCACTTTCCCAATTTTGGCTGGGCCAAGGGAGTCTGAAAGCCTTCTGGAAAGCAAGAATTGTGCAGATATCTGTCCATAGATTTAACTGCCTGTGCATAAACCTGCCAAGTTCTGACGActagtgggttttttcattaaagcattGAAAATCATCTTACAGTGTATACCATACTTTATCTCTGATGCTTTTAATTATCTGAATACACATACAGCCAcagtaaaactggaaaaaagcctGGCTGCGCATAAGGACAAACACAAATAATGCATGTTTGGTAGAAATAAATCTTTACTTATTATCTTGAAGTTTTTACTGGGGAGATGAGGTGGATGTCATTGCTTTCTTATGATTATTATCTTCAGCTTCACCCATGGAAATGTAATGCTCACAAGTAATACAGACAGCCTAATTTTCCCCTCTAAGACAAAGATGCTGGTTCTCAGTAAGAATTGCCTCCGGGCCAAATAGGATGGTATTTCATGCAATATTAAAGGTATCACTGGTGTAAACTCTCCTTATTTGTGAACTGTGTACCAGTGCACACCAGCATCACTCAGTTTGGGACTATTCATCACCCACCAACTGCCCAAGGGAAAGGATTGAGATGATAGCGAATCCATGAGCAGTCAGCTGAAGCAAGAGATAACCCAtcttcattgcttttcaaaCAATTCCTCTCAGACTTGAAGATCTGCTGGCATATCAGGAATGCAATACCCAACAGCCAGGCCATTCAAGGGAGGTTTAACTATGGATGTGGGCTGTAAATTTGGTCTGGCCTCATGGAGGATCCATATCTGTGAAGCTTCCGCCATTCCTCCAGGAGATCCCGTATTTCTCACTACCTTAGTAGAAAGAGGTGACCCAGGCTGTTCCCTTCCCTGAAAGCAGAAGATAGCACTTGGCTGGCTTAGGAGAATGGGACACTGGTAAAAACTCAGAGGTAAAATCTGAGTAACCTAGTTTGATGTTAGTTGACGTTATTTGCTAGAGGTGGTTTCATGCTCTTTCAGGCCTTGTTATGGGTCATGTTTCAAATATATCTTTATAACAATAACGTCAGAAATACTGTCCCAGTAAAAGCCTGGTCAGTAGTAAGATATCTGAACTAAAATGAAAGGAGTATGGGATTTTATACACCATATGCACACCACACAACATGTATATTTTTAGCCAAATTTTATTTGGTAGGCTTTACCTACTTCTGAATACCAGCCAGAGAGAACTTAATATCTCTGATTTTGGATGCCACAAAGTTAAGATCCTTTGTGTATCCAAATATTCTGAATACTCAAATATCCTTTGGGTATCCAAATATTGTGGTCACTATGAAATCTCAGTCAGCTCTGCCACATGCGGCGCCTTAGTTGTCAAATACAGAATTATAAATGGCGCACCATCTGATACATTCCCAGCTTTGAAGATTCCCTTGATCTCAGCTATTTTAGTTCTGAAAGAAAGGTTGTGATTGACTGCATAGAACTGAAATGGTCACGATGCTTTAGACCATATAAATTGACTGCATGTAGATGTTGATAAACAAGTCCATGGACACTAATAGGACTAAGAgttcatgttttccttcaaataattgtaattttttGATTTGTCTATGGGAGTAAAATCAATGAGGTGAATAAGATACTGTcttattaaatgaaatttagaTAGTAAGAGGCTTTTTGAGGCAGGGTGTAGGATTGTCGTTTTAGTTTTAATGAGCCAAACgttgttttctgaagaaaaaagaaattctcagaCAGAAAAAGTTGCAAACAGGTCATAGAGCAGTGATATGTTTGTACTGTCTTACAATAAAATTAATAGATACAAGTACCTGCTGAATATTGTACTTCAGACCTGGACTTCTGCTTTTTCGTTCTTTTCAAATACTGTGACTAGTGAATTAACCCTGTCCCCAACAATTTAAGGGGGATGTCCATAAAAAGATGCATGACAGGGAAAAGATAGATAAGGAGCAAACTCTTTCTCCCAGTGGAAGCAATAGGGGACACCTCATTTAGCTGATTCAAGCAGGACTCAGAAGATATGATGGAAGCTGGCTGTAGACTTGGGGAACTTACTGCCAAAGAGAGCTGTGGATGCTAAAAGTGTACATGGCTTCAAGGAAGGACTGCCCAACCTGTTGGAAGAGAAATCCAATGAGTGTTACTAACAGCACACATCCACATACAGCTCAGAAAGTCTATATGAGCTGTAAATAACTAGAGACGGGAGTATTAGGGAGCAGCATCATACACACGTACTGCCTTCCCTAGCCAGTTTAAGGGCGTACTTTTCCTGTTGGTTTCCCAGTTAGAGGAGCATTCTTaactaaagaaaatgtcacttcccatcacctaaaaaaaaaaaaagaaagaaaaaaaaagaaaagtggaggTGGAGGTGTAAAGACACAGACCTGGGGAAAGCCAAATGATTGTTGGAGATAACAAATAAAGAATGATGAAAGGGTGAGGACCAATGGATCAAAAATGTAAATCATATGGGACTGGCGAGAGACACAGAGCACAGTATCCTGACTGTGCGCCCTTAGGTTGCCTAGTGCAGTTAAGGATGGTGCTAAATGATGTTTTGGCTGGAGGTGTGactgggggagagaaaagaaacaggttaCGCCATCATCAGGTCACCTCCATCAGGTTTCTTCCTCTAGTGATGAGGATAACCAGCATGGTGAGAAGATTGGCAAGAATGTGGCTTATGGGGACTTGGATGGCCACTGCTTGAAGTCGGATAGCTTCACATTAACCCCATATGGACAATGCTATGCCCTGATATAGAACAACAATGGCTGTTCTCAGAAGCTGCTTTCCTATAGGTATCTACCTGATGTCCTGATATGGAGCTGCCTGGGAGATGAGGCCAGTGGCCAGTTTGCTTACGTATGTCTTAAGATATGCAGACTTATTTTATGCAGGCGgcataaaatgcataaaacagtgtgtgtgtatgtatgtgtgtgtgtgtgtctctggtTAGTAACCcccttcccagcttctcctggaggaagtgctgctgcctggaagTAACCAGATGCCCAAAATATTGCTGTGGGTTTCCCCTGTGGCTGCCTTCACCCCAGTGAGATCCAGATTCATTACCACTTCTGGTCTTCTCACTGGACGTCGCTGCTCCTGGGGAGAGCTCACTTGTGTCCTGGGCTGCCTGAccaccttttctcctcttgctaGGCCTCCCAAACTCTAAGTTTATGTACTTTCTAACTGGGGTATACCCATATCTCCTCTCTCAAGTCGAATTCTGATCCAAATTAGTGTCATTTCCCAATAAATAGTTCACAACTGTGGCAGTATTTTTTTACATGCTAGAAATGTTAAAGCAATTAGTGACACTTTCTTTTATCTGTATTATCACTGAGCATTTGAGTTTGCAGCCACAACGATACGTTGGGAAGAGCTACCACTCCAAATTTATATATTCAAACACTGCCAGCATAGCCACCTGTCACTGAATTATTTGTGAATGGTTTTGATGTTTCATCAATCATGGAGCTTGATCTTAAACACAGAAGGCTCAGCTCACTTGCCATCTTCATCCATCTTTTGCTTCAACTTTGAGATTGCTATTCAAATGTTGGGATGCTCAAGGGATACAGCTTTAGATGCTCAATGGAAAAGTTTAGTTTATTCCAAactgagtttcatttttaactgtCATTTAGAAGGATGGTCTGAGCTCAGGAAATCCCAAGGAGAGATGCTCAGGGAGATGAGCGCTTCTCTGTGTGGCTGGGtatacaaagaaaagcaaagttttgaATTTGTCTCCTGAGGTAcagccttccccctcccacacGTATTGTGGATACAGCAGTGTAGCCAGTGAGTGCATTGCAAGACACTGTGAAAATGTGTCTTCATAGGGCCTCAGTTTTCCTGCAGGCCGTAGAAAGAAGAGGTAAAACACATTCACAGCCTTTCTTACCTTTCTATGTAAGAAATAAGGAACTaattttcttgtggaaaaatataatttactaCAAAATCATTAAGACCATATTTAAGGCAGAGGAGCTCTGAGCTCCTCTTGGGCTGTATTTCTTGCCTTCTGAGATTTAGTTTCTTAACCTGAATGTTGCACTCATCATATTTTCTTACCCTTATTTCCCTAAAGAATATCAATTAAACTTCCTGATTTGCTGTACCTACGGTCTaatgcagcaattaaaaatgcagacagaaagtATGATGTGCCTTTGGCGTCCCTCTGTTCTGTTGCAGTGCCTTTACTGATGACAGGGAAATCTCAGCTGTAAACATTAATTTCCTAATGATGAAAACAGGGACAAGAAAACACTCATTTGTATAAGcttttttgctcattttctggTTTATAGGCATAATACATCTTCTTGTAATACAGATTTTATAGTCTCTTCTTTAACAAAGGACCAGCCTCAAAAAGACTGGATGCAATTTAGGGAAAAAATCAACTAAACCTTAATTCAGTACAATAATATTGCTTATTTAAATCTGACAGCTACTTAGGCTCAAAGTGAACTGCTAGCTGTACAGTAAGTAGTGACCAGATGTCTCCAACTTCAGCTTATAACACTGTTTTGCAAAGAGGACATTCTCTGATATAATTTCATGAAGGAAAACTTGAAGGTGACACAAGGAGGTAATActtcaaaatctttcaaaacagagaaactcTTTTTTCCATATTAGATGCTGGGACTGCAGAACGCAGGttctgcatttttgtatttgttttttctctctttttccttttattagcTGAGATTCTTAAAAGGCTTTAAATATCCTGGAATCTCCTAAttggaaaagcaaagacagatCTGAGAGGGAAGCATTTTTGTAGGCCAGGTAGCTCTACCTTGGAACTCTTGAAGTGTTGAGTAGAAAATCTTTATATCTGAAAAATCTTACCTAATAATGAATTTCTCTAGATGTTTTACTCTCACTTGTTCAAAATGGGTGTTCTGGAGCATTAATGTGAGTAACGGCAGTCTCAGGGGAAAGAAGTGATTTAGAAATGCCAAGTGCTTTTATGTTCTATGTTAACTGCAACATATGATGCACCCTCAGCATAGCTGAGTGTGAAGAGCTGTGGTTACTGAAGAGTGTCCAGGGACATAAGTTCAGTCCCTGACaaacaggagcagaagcagctctttgACCTTAGAA
Coding sequences:
- the MC4R gene encoding melanocortin receptor 4: MNFTQHRGTLQPLHFWNHSYGLHGGASEPNAKGHSSGGCYEQLFVSPEVFVTLGIISLLENVLVIVAIAKNKNLHSPMYFFICSLAVADMLVSVSNGSETIVITLLNNTDTDAQSFTINIDNVIDSVICSSLLASICSLLSIAVDRYFTIFYALQYHNIMTVKRVGVIITCIWAACTVSGILFIIYSDSSVVIICLISMFFTMLILMASLYVHMFMMARMHIKKIAVLPGTGPIRQGANMKGAITLTILIGVFVVCWAPFFLHLIFYISCPYNPYCVCFMSHFNFYLILIMCNSIIDPLIYAFRSQELRKTFKEIICCCSLRGLCDLPGKY